The genome window ATTTTCCAGTTCGTCGTCGCGCTGCCCATTCTGCCGGTATTCGATCAGTTCATCGACCAGTTCCGAACTGACTTCCGAAAAGTTATTGACGAAATTCAGCGGGTTCTGGATTTCGTGAGCAATGCCTGCCGTCAGTTCGCCCAGCGACGCCATTTTCTCCGACTGAATCAGTTGAGCCTGGGTTGCTTTCAGTTCGGCCAGCGTTCGCTGAAGTTCCTCTTTCTGCTCGTTCAGCTGCCGATTGGCCTGCTGCTTTGCCCGGTTGTTGCGGGACAGAATCAGCGCAAAAACCGCCAACAGCGCAACGCAGCCAATGAGCGCAAAAACAAACTGCCGCTGCCGATACGATTCCTTATCGCGAAGCTGGCGGTCTTTTGTCAGCAGTTGAATCTGGTTTTCTTTCTTTAGCAGATTCTGCCGGTATTGCAGCGAAGCCAGTCGACGGGTCGTTGCTTCGGCGGTCAGGCTGTCTTTATAGGCCGTATACTGCAAAAAATAGCGGTACGCCTGCGCATAATCCCCTTCTTTGGCGAAAGCCTTGCTCAACGCCTGGCTCGAATCACGCAGTTTCTTGCGGGCGGTCAGTTGCTGTACCACTTTGGGACTACTGCTGACCGATTTGATGAGGGTATCGATCCAGCGATCGACGAAATCCGGCCTGACCCGAACGCGCCGGTTCAAATCAGGGCTATACGCCGGTGACGGTATAGGAATCGCGTTCAGAAACTCGGTAGGGATCGAGGGCGAAACGCGTATATCATTCGCTCGTTTTCGCTCGAATGCCCCGGTAAAGTCGCCCCCTCCATCGGTACTCTCGCCCCTCGCTGACCGAAATGACTTCCGATTCATCACACGGGCAGCCTTTTGCATCGTCGCTCCCAGCGCAATCATCACTTTTCCCACAGAGCCAGTCAGCGCGGGCGACACGCGACGGTACTGGCTTTGGATTCGACCAACCTCATCCAGTGCCCACCCCGCTTCGCCCATATCCTGAATTTGGTCAGCGGCTTTAGCGGCCCTGTCCAACAACTCCGTAGCGGCTTCGGCCTGCTGTTTGTCCGCCTGCAAAGCGGCCAACCGACACAAAGCAACGACCTGACCTGGCCAGTATCCCATCGCTCTGGACTGACCCAGTAACGAATCGGCGACCTGAGCCGAACTGATACGTTGGCTCAATGCCGTCTTTAACCGGCTGATGTCGCTGGCTGGACCCTGTTTCGAGCGAGTTGTCATACTATCCTGACGCATCTCCTGAGCCTGGACAGGACACACAAGCCCCGACAAAAAAAGCAATAGGTCAATCGTGATAACCAAGTGCGCATTGAGCTTCATTCGTACGATGTTAACGAACAATGGGATGAACTTCTGAGCATAAGAGTTGGGTAAATCTAACCAAGTTCCGTGAAACTTGACTCAATCGTATTGATTTGCCTTCCATCTGGACTTAAACCGGAATTTCTCTGTGGCGGTATGACTCACCCTACATTTGTGTGCGCCTGATTAGTATTTTTCGGCGACGGATCACTTACTAGAACAGTCAATCATTTTTCTGCTTCTGGCTTACCCTCTTTTATGAATTACCAATTCTTTACGGCTTCCTGCCTAACCGTTGCGCTGGCAGTCAGTGGCCGGGCAAACGCTAGTTCCAGCGATACTCCGCCAATCCGGTCGCCCCGCACGTCAGCAAAAACCATCGTTGCGGCTGACCTGAAACTTCCAGCCGGCTTTTCCGCAACCATTGCCGCCGAAGAATTAGGGTCCGCCCGCCATCTGGTTGTCAGTAAAAACGGAGACATCTACGTAAAGCTGGGGAAACTCAAAGACGGCAAAGGTATATATCGGTTACGCGACACCAACAAGGACGGTATCATTGACGAACGGGTCGGCTTTGGCGATTATCCGGGTACGGGTATTTTCCTGAAAAACGGGTATCTGTATGCCTCGTCAAATTCGGGCGTCTTTCGGTATAAACTGAATGACAAAGACGAAGTGATTGACCCCGATCAGCCCGAAAAGATCGTATCCGGCCTGATGGTCCATACCCGTGACCAATCCAAATCGATCGCCGTTGACAATCAAGACAATATCTACGTAAATGTAGCGTCCGATAATGACGCTTGCCGGGAAGCGGGTACGGGAAAAGGCATCATGCCCTGTCCCCTGCTCGATTCGGCCGCAGCCATCTGGCAGTTTAAAACGAATCGGCCTAATCAGACGTATGCCGATGGTGTTCGGTACACGACTGGCTTGAAAAACGTGGTTGGTCTGGACTGGAACTCGAAAAGCAATTCACTGTTCGTTACGCAGCATGGCCGGGGTCAGTTTCACGACTTCTACCCGCAATACTATACCGCCAAACAAAGCGCCGAACTCCCTGCCGAAACCATGTATGAGGTGCATAAAGGCGATGATGCTGGCTGGCCGTATATTTATTACGATCAGGTTCAGAAAAAGAAGATTCTGGCTCCGGAATATGGTGGCGATGGCAAGAAGACGGGTGGCGAAAAAACCATTGATCCGGTCGTGGCTTTTCCGGCCCACCTGGGACCAAACAGTCTGCTATTTTATACCGGAACCACTTTCCCGGTGAAATACCGCAACGGTGCGTTCATTGCTTTCCACGCGCAATCGGCCGAGTTGCACAAAGGCTACATGGTTGCGTTCGTGCCATTCAAAAATGGTAAACCTTCCGGAAACTGGGAGATCTTCGCCGATAATTTTGCCGGAACCGACCTGGTAAAGCCGACGGGTCCCGTTCAGCACCGCCCATGCGGTCTGGCGCAGGGTCCCGATGGATCGTTGTACGTAACGGATGATCTGAACGGAACGCTGTTTCGGATTGCCTACAAAGGCGCATCCGCTGGTCCGAAAAAATCGGCTTCGGCTTCCCGATAACAACATTGTCTTAAATCCAAATGGCCCACAACGATACAAAGAGCATAGAGATAACCTCTATGCTCTTTGTATCGTTGTGGGCCATTTAGTTTGCTCGTTCGATCAGTTCTTAGCCTGTACGGGCATATCCTCTAACTGGGCGTAACTTAGCAACCAGGTGCCTGCGTCGTTTTTCTTCCAGAGCAGGATAAAATTTCCTTCCCCGATGCCATGTGGCAGGTCTGGGCTGGATGGCAATACATCGACCGAGAATGTACCGGCTTCGTAGGCCGTACGGGTATCGGCACCTGAACTGACTACGTTCGTTTTCAGGTCAGACAATGATGGTAACGTTTCCTTCACCCATTTATTCGACACCTCTGATTTCCCCTTAAAGTGGGTGCTTCCCTGAAGAAAATCAACGTCTTCGGCCAGGAAGCCAACTATTTTGTCCGAGTTTTTCGAATTCCAGGCGTCGATAAATTGTCGGTTCAGGTCCTGAATATTCACCGCATCGCCCGATCTGGAGCAGGATGTGGCTAAAAATAACGTAGAAGCGAGTAAAAGCGAAAGGAATGGTTTCATGACTGATGGCTTTTGGGCAGAAGAGTCTCGTGCCGTGCCACGCGCTTATGACAGGCGTGGCACGGCCGAAAAAATGCCCGGTTAACTGAATGGTGTTTTTAACAATAGATTTCTCTACCAGCTTTTCCGTCTGTACTCAGAATCGCCGTAGGGCGTCGCCTGGTCCCCATAGGACTCGTTGGGCAGAAAACCCTCCCGCAGGATATACGATGCCGGAGCCGGATTCGAATTGTACAGCGCGGTCGGCTTCGGCGAAATAGCCGTAGCGGCCCTGGTAGTCGTGCCATTTGTTCGGGACGTGGCAACGTAAGGACGCAGGTCACTGTTGAAAGCCACACGGTCGGCCGCTTCGCGCTCGGCTTCGGCGCGTGCTGCTGCTTCACGTTCCGCAGCGGCAGCTTTTTTGTTTTTATTGTCGATATGCTTCCCGACACCGTAGCCGGCAGCCCCACCAACCACCCCGCCAATGACGCCACCAACCAGCCGATTCCGTTTGTTGATGATCGCTCCGGCGGCTCCGCCAACACCAGCGCCGATGGCTGTGCCCTTCGCTTGTGGGCTCCAGCGTTTTTTACTCTTTTTGCCAATGGCGTAGCCGCTCGCACCGCCCAGTACGCCACCAACCACACCCCCTACAGCGGGGTTACGCTTGTTGATAACGGCACCGGCTACCGCACCGACACCCGTACCAACGGCGGCACCGGTAGCCTGCGGACCCCAACCTAATCGGGCTTGCGCGTTAACTGAATGACCAAGCAATATGGCCCCTATGAACAAAATAAGTTTATTATGGATCGTTTTCATAGCCGTGGATTTTTAGTGAGTACCCGCGTTGATCATCTATACAAGACAAGCAACTAACCATACTTGTTTTGTCTAAGACCAAAATCGAGCCTATTGGTTTAATCTACGACAAAACAGGGAAGGGAGTTTTATGCACTTGGGCCTTTACAGTCCAGCGTCAGACAAACCCGGTTCGCCGATTGACAGAAAGACACCCGTCAGCTAATCAGACACCGAACTGGTTCGCTTCCGAGTACTGGTACGCTACTAAACTAAGGAGCAACGGATTTGGCTGGATCAGGCTCCGAACTAACAGGAGAAATCACTAGTACTTCAGCAGGTCCAGTTCGGCGGTTTCGAGTAGCTCAACCCGTTTTCCCATTTTTTTCTGGATAATCCGGAA of Spirosoma agri contains these proteins:
- a CDS encoding PQQ-dependent sugar dehydrogenase; translation: MNYQFFTASCLTVALAVSGRANASSSDTPPIRSPRTSAKTIVAADLKLPAGFSATIAAEELGSARHLVVSKNGDIYVKLGKLKDGKGIYRLRDTNKDGIIDERVGFGDYPGTGIFLKNGYLYASSNSGVFRYKLNDKDEVIDPDQPEKIVSGLMVHTRDQSKSIAVDNQDNIYVNVASDNDACREAGTGKGIMPCPLLDSAAAIWQFKTNRPNQTYADGVRYTTGLKNVVGLDWNSKSNSLFVTQHGRGQFHDFYPQYYTAKQSAELPAETMYEVHKGDDAGWPYIYYDQVQKKKILAPEYGGDGKKTGGEKTIDPVVAFPAHLGPNSLLFYTGTTFPVKYRNGAFIAFHAQSAELHKGYMVAFVPFKNGKPSGNWEIFADNFAGTDLVKPTGPVQHRPCGLAQGPDGSLYVTDDLNGTLFRIAYKGASAGPKKSASASR
- a CDS encoding YybH family protein, with amino-acid sequence MKPFLSLLLASTLFLATSCSRSGDAVNIQDLNRQFIDAWNSKNSDKIVGFLAEDVDFLQGSTHFKGKSEVSNKWVKETLPSLSDLKTNVVSSGADTRTAYEAGTFSVDVLPSSPDLPHGIGEGNFILLWKKNDAGTWLLSYAQLEDMPVQAKN
- a CDS encoding YMGG-like glycine zipper-containing protein, producing MKTIHNKLILFIGAILLGHSVNAQARLGWGPQATGAAVGTGVGAVAGAVINKRNPAVGGVVGGVLGGASGYAIGKKSKKRWSPQAKGTAIGAGVGGAAGAIINKRNRLVGGVIGGVVGGAAGYGVGKHIDNKNKKAAAAEREAAARAEAEREAADRVAFNSDLRPYVATSRTNGTTTRAATAISPKPTALYNSNPAPASYILREGFLPNESYGDQATPYGDSEYRRKSW
- a CDS encoding sensor histidine kinase produces the protein MKLNAHLVITIDLLLFLSGLVCPVQAQEMRQDSMTTRSKQGPASDISRLKTALSQRISSAQVADSLLGQSRAMGYWPGQVVALCRLAALQADKQQAEAATELLDRAAKAADQIQDMGEAGWALDEVGRIQSQYRRVSPALTGSVGKVMIALGATMQKAARVMNRKSFRSARGESTDGGGDFTGAFERKRANDIRVSPSIPTEFLNAIPIPSPAYSPDLNRRVRVRPDFVDRWIDTLIKSVSSSPKVVQQLTARKKLRDSSQALSKAFAKEGDYAQAYRYFLQYTAYKDSLTAEATTRRLASLQYRQNLLKKENQIQLLTKDRQLRDKESYRQRQFVFALIGCVALLAVFALILSRNNRAKQQANRQLNEQKEELQRTLAELKATQAQLIQSEKMASLGELTAGIAHEIQNPLNFVNNFSEVSSELVDELIEYRQNGQRDDELENELIGDMQQNLQKINQHGKRASAIVKGMLEHARTSGGDKQPTDLNALTDEYAKLSYHGLRARDKSFEAHLETNYDPALGEANVVPQEVGRVLLNMFNNAFYAVQKRQQSNEPGYQPVVSVHTSRQANQIRITIRDNGIGVPDAIRQKIFQPFFTTKPTGQGTGLGLSLSYDIITKGHGGTLTLASREGEFTELTITLPAIS